The sequence below is a genomic window from Cicer arietinum cultivar CDC Frontier isolate Library 1 chromosome 6, Cicar.CDCFrontier_v2.0, whole genome shotgun sequence.
ATGTTATAAACATTTATCAGATAAGTGTTTACGtataaactatttctataacaaaagataaaataaagtcaaattgtttttatataagttataaactgttttcataaACTCTCATGGAGAACTTatggaaataagctgaaaaGTGAAAACTGTTCATGAACATTTCACAAGTTCTCCCTAACAGTctagataaactcaaataaattcACACAACTTTTAGGACAACCAATTCGCTAATACACAAAAGAAGTTTCAAACCGATTCATTGTCCTTTTCCTAATGAATAACAGAAAGATTACCTGTATTGTTGCCCCCAAGTCAGCAGTGTCCTTTGTTGTGACATGGGCCCTAGATCCTTTTTCTTGTCTAACCCCTGAGCCAACTTTTTGTTCCCTATCTCCATTAGCTCCTTGcctaaaatgataataaaaaattatacatatcagttattaacttattattatcttaaaaaaaaataaaaaaataggctTATATGACAAGACATCTTTTTGCCATGAATGGATAAATCAAGTGGCACAGATAGCTTATCAACAATTGTGATGAAACAAATAAAAGCATTTGCATTGacaaaataattgaaaagtCTCCGATATAACTATGTCTGCGAGCCTTCAATGACCAATGATATACATATTTCTTGTACTATAAGTACATGCCAGAACCCATTGATGATGTTTTTGTCATGACAGAGATCCcatcattcaaaatttaaattagtaataaaaaagaaatcaatttgATTGTCCAGAAATTATTCAGATTAAGCTATATAATTTATAGTACTTAGTAACAGATTTCATCCAAAAGATTGAAGCCATTATCATAATACTAATTACTAAAAATACATATCACTGTCTTTGCCCAAACATAAAAAGAATCAAACCAAATCAGGTACCTTCTGGTTGCTTCATCCCGCATTTTAGCGTCAATCTCCTTGCTAGGAGGATATTTTGGTAAACTTGATGGGTCACAAGGCAAAGGTTCTGATGTAAAGAActgtcaaatttcaaaaaatgggGAAAAATTCAAAATGGAGAATCACATACATGCCTCTCAGAAGGTTAGAAAGGAAGAAGGTTCCTACAATATAATTACTTATTAAAGGCATAAACCAGCATACCTCACTTTTCAGAGCAGCAGCTGCTGTTCCTCGATGCGATGGATCTACGGAAAGTAGCGTCTCTATAAGCTTAACAGCAGTTGACGGATATTCCTTAAATGTATCAGCAACACATCGCCTATAATGGTGTGGAGGCTTGAATACTGTTGAATGAGACAACCGCGACTTAAGCCAATAATCCTCGGATGGTGAGCCGCAAAGTTTAAAAATCCGATGCAACTGCTCAACCTACAaggaactaaaatcaatttttaggtACATCATACATTTATTAACATACAATGCTAGTATTCTATAAAGCACGGACACGTAACACAGACACACTGACATTCCTAATGTCAGAGAATATAAACCATTGATGCTTAGGGGCATCCGGTTCATTATATACATGTTATATATATCATCCAAGACAGATAAAAGTCAAGTAGTGAACCTTGTATGGTTACATAGTGATGGAAAGTAGATTCGTCAACATCATACCTCTGTTTTTCCAGGCAAAATGGGCCTTCCGGTATATAGTTCCCCAAGTATGCAACCGGTGCTCCATAAATCAACTGCAACCCCGTAATGATTTGCTCCGAGTAAGAGTTCAGGTGGTCTGTACCACAGAGTTACTACACGACTCGTCAATGGAATACTCCGATGGGAGTCAAAAACATTTGCCAAACCAAAATCGGCAATCTTTAAAACACCACTATTGTCAATGAGAAGATTTGAACCCTTTATGTCGCGATGGAGGACACCGTGACTATGACAATGATCCAATCCACTAAGAAGTTGATGCATGTAGCATTTCAGCTgtcatacaaaaaaatattattttaggagttttcttataaaaaaatggaGTATCAAACAGACACAATTGcttatcaaatttcaaataacGACAATGCTTCGCCAAATTACACTTGATGTTTCAAATAAGAACTAAGTTAGACTTAGATGCCATCCTGGAATATAGGTTAAGCCTAACTCAACTAAAAAATTAAGCTTAAAGGGTGAGAATTGGAATCTCAAGTTTTCAATAGAGAGAATTGAAAGAACCATTACTACCTGTGGTTCAGAGAATTTGATGCTAGGATTTGATGCAAGTCCTGTCAGGTCATGTTCCATATACTCAAAAATAAGATACAAGCTGCGAGATGTTTCTGAGGTTATCAAGCCCTccaattttattatgtttggATGGTCGAGCCTACGCAGAATATGTATTTCCCTTGCCATAAACTTGACACTTTCCGGATCAAGATTATCAAACCGCACCCTCTTCAATGCAACAATCTTTTGATTAGTCAGGTCACGAGCCTTATAAACAGTACTATAAGTTCCTTGCCCGATCTGCATAACAGAATGCCACCAAATTAACCATTTAAATCATAGCATAGACTACTATCATCAAtgatgaaaaaacaaaataaaaaacaaaaacaaataatataacCTCCTTCCTTCACCAATATAAGAAGTTTAACTCACATAAACAAGTTAACACTGCCTTAAACTCCAAAGCATCGTCacaaaaaaaaactgaaaaataatttttacataaaatctTGTCACCAAGTTTCTATATTCTATATAATCAAAGCAAACATTATTGAGCCCTTTCTTTCCTTTCATAGGAAAATTAGCGCCATTAAGTGGATCCCCCAACATCAACACTCGTCTATGTTCCATTTGTAAAACAGCCACATGATTTCTACAGAAAACATTCTCGTGTAACAAAGCtgattatcttttgaaatgcaAACATTAGACTACCAATGTTTCCTGGCCACTTCCTTCCCCTCCATTCTGTACAATTTGACTCATAAACTCCAAAATACACAATATTTGTAAATCCCACTCAATTTTGATtcagtttttttgtttttttcatcAGTGATACCATACCAGTACTAAAAGTGAGAGTTATATGTCTAAAGCTctatttggataaacaacttaattaagcaCTAATAGCATAAGCGTTTTACATATAAGTGCTTATGAATATGGTATTTTTATAACAAGAAAATAAAGTCATTTTTTTGTAAATCAAGGTATCCTTCACAATCGCACATAACTGCATAGACTAATTCATCGAAGTAAGTAACTGAGATCGATTTAAGGAGTTGACTTCTCCCACAACATATGTTTTTCCATATGCACCGGTTAGAGATCGAACTCCCAACCAACTGGTTAAGGGACCCAAGTATATACCACTTGTATCACACCATGTTGGTAAttcaaattgttttcatatgAGCCTATAATCTTTTTTCATAAGTTATCCTAAAAGAGCTTATATGGAAATAAGCTAAAAAAGTGTGTCATAAGTCGTTTTCATAAACTTTCTCAAACAGTCTCATAAATGGTTGTCAGTAGAAAGGCGCAAATAAGTCGGTCCAAACAGACACTAATTATATTGCATACACAAAAAGAGCAAACAAGGCATCATCTTACTTTATGTAACCTCTCAAAAGTATTAGCACTCCTTGGTATCCACCCCTTGATAGCATCACCAGCAACAGAAGAAAGCCATGAGGGCCACCCCGCCGCAACTTGCTCACCTTCTATAGCCTTTGGAACGCTTCCAAATCCAGGATGATCAATAACAGTCAGCTCAGCCTTCtctattttcttcttcctcCCATTTTGATCATCATACAACTTCATTGAACCATTGGATTTCTTTTCAATCAATGAAGCTTTCGCTTTCGCATCGCCTCTATCTAATGACAAATCTTTCACCCTACCTCCCTCAACCCTCTTGGAAGAATTCAACCTCAAAACATTCAACTCTGAAGGTCTTGTGCTATTTGATTGGAATTTCTTTGAGTTACTTTCATTGCTGTCTTCTACAGCTGAACCCTTTGAACATATGCAACCCATGTTGCAACAACAAGATATATAACACCTCAATTCaactatataataaaattacaatattgaCCTTCAAGAGCTAGGATCATGATTCATCAGCAACAAAACTCATGAACATAGTCATGCTAATACTAACATAACCAAAActaccacttttttttttcaatccaATTACTAAGATGGGAACTTTTCCTTATTAAAGACATACACAAAGACCATGAATCCAATATTTGAAGATTCCAAAGTGACCCAATTCTGCAATTCAGATCCCGCTACTTAAAGGAAGCATTTTTCTTACAGACATGAAATTATAGGTAGAAAAAAGTTATGGGGGGTGAAGATGAGAACACTAAAAGAAagtgtattattataaaacgtggaattaactttttaaaaatagaaaaagactTGGGAGACCTTTGAATTGGAATTAAGGGTAAGGAAAATAGAGGAGAAAAATTAAGAGGAAAGAGAAAAGTTTGATGGAAAATTCAACGCGTATTCAGACATTAAAAAGAACATTATCATCAAACCTTAGACGGCTTTTGCCGGCTAGGCTCAGTCAAAGGACACCACTCTCTCTCTCTAGAGCATGATGAAGATTTTATAGTGAgactttctctttctctctcttcttcTACCACGTTTTTCTGTCAAACTAAGATTAGTGTTTGGTTTTGTGTTCCAAGCTGGTCGTTGAATTGAAGTTCTGTTTGGAGGAGTACAAGACTCACCATTAAACgcgtttttattttaattttcttttattttttgtatgcaactttttcttctttttctgtgGGTGACTATGTAATGgtggtattttttaatttatttttttagttgaaaacTAAAGTATTTCTTTCCTGTTTTTGGTTTGGGAAACAGTGGATTCTATTCTACGTTACTAAAATCAATTTGGCATAACTTTAATTATGCACATCTTTAGTGAAATATTTGACATTAAGTTTAAAGAGGAATTTTTTGTTATAGATTAGTAATTAGTCagattatattttaattctatgGGAACCAACTGCACATTATGGGATCATttgttatagtttttaaaaatataattttataatattttacttttttataacttttcaaaaaagtttttaataaatatttaatttaaaagtttattataaaatattattttaaatatttcctctatttagtataattttttataaaaaaacttaaaaaataattaaaatgagaagtaattttgaaaaactcttcttgaaaattattttttagagatatttttattaaaagaatgtgatttttttattgtgttaaaatctctaataataaatatctatattatcgaatatcaaaattattttttttaatcggtgacaaaatttcaaaataacttttattatatttagataaactttcataaaaattattttaaaaaatattaattaaaatagtttattttaaatgtaaagCTAATTGGCcctatatcaaaattaaaatagataaaatggGAATCAATTAtctctattaattaaatatagtccttacaaaaataaataaataaataaagagtgggaagttttaaatattaaaataagagaCAAATATTAGAGAGATctattattaagaaaaatatttcataattattaattattccTAAAATATTCTTGATATTATAGATTTTCATAAttgtcaaacaaaaaaactttatatttgcAGAGATGACAAGATAATTATCtctcttattattttcttagACATTGTATTTCATTTGTGGTGACTATCTCTTCTAACTCACATCCTAACAATCAATTAATAagtcatatataaattatattagtaTTAGTATGAAATTCGTACCTCatgcttatttatttatatatatttatatatatatataatagataagtatgataattttatataaaaataatatgagagtgttttatcttaaaataaatgaaatttcgTATATTTAAAGATTGTTCAATATAAGTTATGTCttccttaaaaaataaattgtgttACTATGTTTtaggaataataataataataataataataataatagcgataataataatcataataataagaaaaagaaaatatgtaagaattatttttaacattataACTAAATATCAGCAGTggtatatttattttagaaggTACTTTAATTCATTTAGaagtatattttatattcataattgattttgtgCGACGCACGGGTTATCTCATTAGTttacattcttttatttttgaatttgtatATTAGTCTTcatgaatcttttaaaattgttgattttggcAATTGTAGTCTTCATGAATCATTTGAATTTGCACGATATTTAACCATACATTTAGAATGAGTCATTCATGAATTCTTTGAATTTACATGATATTTGACAATAAATTTGGAAGATAGAATATATGATacgtaaaattaaaatataaccctttaatctttataaaaatgGTAAAACTATATCACATAAATCATAGTCCGTAAAATCCTTGTTAATTAGGTATTTATgtctttaattatttgatagaTGAAACACATGTATTTTTGTTTGAGTAACTCAACTTTTTGTAATCTAGATGTTATGAAACACAAATTCGTTAAACTATTTTctcacaacttttttttttttcttcgtaacAAATAAGAGTTAAGTCTGTTTTCGAAATAAATGTCatcatttcaaattcaaattttattttctaaaagatGAAGAGAACGTATATAAATATGTTGTCTAATCTTCAATTCGAGTAACACATAAATTCAAGCATTCAGATAAATCTTTCTATACAACAAGGAACACCGTAAGAGCAACTATTCGAATGAATTTTTAGTAAGTTTGCTCTATTGCTTCTcgtgaaataaaaatatgtttttctatacgttatttaatttaattagtaaaaaataaataaaatgacttGTTCTTATGCTCATGTAACTTACATtcttacaatttaaaataaaaattgaaatagatttataaattaactaattaatagataataataattaaatattaattattattaataaaaacttaatataagaaaaaaaaattaatgattgaCAAATAGCTTGCTATAAAACGAAGTTTACCTTACCTTACCTTACCTAGTTACATGTAATAACGCGTCcctttatataaattttagagtTATCGATCAAaaacatcaattatttatttcttaattatttaactaaGTCCTCTTAACAAAAAATAGCATCGTCCTGTCATATCCACGCAAAAATCAGGATTCAAACACGCAAAAATCAGGATTCAAACCCACTACTTATGTGAATTCCAAATAACTGGTCTTAtcgattaatttttataataattatgtcatttagtaaaatgatattttttggatataatattatagaaaacaaataataaataacaactAATTATTACTACTGTAttagaaaaatgatatttaataaagtattgactattgaaaaaataatatttaaagaaTGAAATAAAGTGACTAAGTCAATAAAAATACCACTTGTAAtaccttaacttaattttagttaacgttttagtcttttatcttttttttttctcgatttggtcatttattttaattttaagtgacaatttgatcttttatgttttaaaacgtcaacaatgttatcctttttaaaaaaaaaattaaaaattcatcaaaattttcaaacaaaatccataaaattaattatattttgtaatataaaataaatttaatcaaatttataactcaaatcttcaaataaactcatatttgtcattctttatttaatgttgttgaagatgaaaatatgagtttatttaaatatttaagttatgagttcgatgaaattacattatattgaggatgataattagttttatgagttttagTTGAAGTTTtttatgaacttattgaatttttgcaaaaaaaataagaataatattgttgacattttaaaacataaaatattaaattatcacttaaaattaaaataaatgaccaaatcagaagaaaaaaagataaataattaaaacgttaactgaaattaagttaagagaccacagGTTGTATTTAACCTAAATTTACTTGAAGAATAAGGAAACATGAAATATCTTATTCCTTTTGGATGTTTTTGACCGGTAAACTGATTTTAGATATAAATAAATGCTTTTAGAACATACCAATGGTAAGAAAACAAGGAGCTGAATTTTACAAGACCATGATATATATACTAATATAATCCAAAAGACTAagcaaaataaaatgtaaactAGGGAAATTgcaggaatttttttttttacaataaaatgatttttaaatagtcttataaatacaattcaaataataaaataccgTGTTGATATTTAGCTAGTATGTTGTAGTGTGGGATTCAAATTCATAATACTCTACATGGATACATCTGGTATATGTAAGTTTTTGGTAACCAAGTACATTAGGAAAAAAAACTATTGTTAAATAGGGAAATATAATTGATTAAAGAAATTTGTCATGAAGtaaatttggaaacaaaattAGCTTAATAGACAAAATCAAAAGTAAATTTGATTTCACCTAagttataaaaagttatttcttGAATCTCTTATTACAATAAGTCAAATTCGAAGAACACTTAAGAACAATAGCACTTAACCAAAAAATATGCCTTATTCAGCCATAATATTACATTAATGTATAAAACATGTTGGGAGAAACTTCCAAAATATTCTACCATGTGTCTTCAAAACCATAATTTTTTGCAAGCTGCTTCCATCTAGCACTCAACTTTGTCCTATATATCATTGCCTCATCGATCACCGAACATTCTGATATTTTGTAATTGAAAGGTTGTTGGCATAATTTTGGAAATATTCAAAAAGAAATTAAGTTAGTTCAAATAATCTTCAAAATAGGTTTAATCACcaattgtcaaataaacaacaaaaacaaatatgaaTCATGACCAATAAAGcagtaaattaatttgaaaacattCATTAGTTAAAGATGTTGAGTGAAAGCAGCTTAATGAGAAGATCATTGGATGTAGAGCTTTGTGTGAGTGGTTGCCAACTATTTTACACCAATaatcaattcaaatttaaattggaAATCAAAAGATTTATTTGATTCCCGTACTTAATTTTATCATTGATTCCCACGGGTACTATGCGTGTTTCCAAAGTTTACCAACACACTTAATATTtgcaactttatttttttttaataaaataaattgaaatggatttattatagattaatagataaataaaaacacTAGGAGATTAATTACTATTAATAGAAATTGATCACAAAAGACAAACGTATCATAAAATGAAACttataatacataaatttattatttatcaactGCACATGCATGAGCATGAATATACGTAACAACATTTATATTACTAGAAGATTGAAATGGAAAGACGCtggttttcaaataaaaaatttctaatataaataaatagctagtgtacataaataaattaactaaatgttaattaagaCATTAATTAATACCTCATATCCAATATGAAGTTTTCAGACTTTGTctttagttttaaattatatgggTTTATGTTTTGATTGTGATTtcatcatttaaatttaatatattttttgttattttttagcatgtgtttgattttttattttattatgatatttatttgatttaaattcaCATATTATTAATTTCGATCTGTTgtacatttaataaataattttaacgaTATCAACATTACAAATTCAAAGATATAAAGATTTTTTACCttttaattttgacatgttgatagttatatttttttattattaactaaGATGATGTGAATTTGTTTATAGATTGTTtatagatttatatttttattttgttttttattttaacaattttaaatttgttcttGATCGATGAAAAAAAACTCATACCTAATATGCaacaattattatataaaaataacttttaatagattttttcaATACATTCTTCTATAATAGATTGAATTTACAATGTCTCTCACTAAATCGTTATGAGAATCAAACTTAGAAATTAGTATTACAATGTCTCTTCTATAATAGATTGAATTTACATTATCTTCCCttaattagtattttaattactattgtTAATTAGAAATCAAACTTACAATCTCGTTATTACTCCAGTTCTTAACTCTTCTACTGTCAATATTAtctcaacttttaaaaaatatgttttgaaaaatatattgatatcaCTCATTGCGTATTGTGTGCCAATTATTTGGAAACGTTTCTTATAGTTGAACTATTATGCTATCGTTAATTATCCGGTGTTTGTGTCttgtctttaaaataaaataaaaaactagtgTTAGTCTCTTGTAAAAGAAAACACTAGTGTTAATCTTGTACATACTACATacctatgtttttttttaaagaaaatatttttgaaatgtattcataataactataaatatatatatttttataaatttaaattcgcatacattttaaattgtgaccaataaatagaaaattgaaataatataaaaaaaataagtagagagattaaaagaataatttagaCAAAAAAATTTCCATCAAGCCTGTATTGTGGACTTATGGTTACAAATTATAATTCCATGAATTTCCCAACCCAATGACCTGAATGATTTATGAAAAAATCCAATAAATTCACCCAACCTAACAACATCAGCATAAAGCCATAAACATAGCAGCTGCTTCCCATTACTCAAATTAAAGgtacaaattattttaagattcaTAAAACCATTCACTCGTTTTTTTCCCAACGCGCGTGCACAAAATCGTATTCTCACGCGCCACAACTAGATGTGAACGTGCCAACACTAAGGGACCTTTgatacatattattttaatattcaataagtttatttttagtGATTTTTAAGAAAGCAATAtacttgagtaaaaaaaaaggaaattgtgatgaatttttttatcataataaatattatctgcttaaaaaaaattaaaataatatttatgagaACGGCTAAAAggaactttttatttaaaataattttcaaatttaattttggttcttattttttatcattggtaataaatggatacaaattcataaaaatagttttgtaaaaatttaattttaatatattatcattgtaaaaagttttatatttttagtgtgcatatataaatcaaattttgaccatattttttatagatttttttttataattctgtAAACATActctacaaaaaatatattcaaaaatatatattgacatttcaataaaacaatttttttgacatgaattaaaacaaaaaattgaaattttatagactAGAGACTTatttacttctatttttttaatacttttctggttatgta
It includes:
- the LOC101508577 gene encoding probable serine/threonine-protein kinase At1g54610 isoform X1; this translates as MGCICSKGSAVEDSNESNSKKFQSNSTRPSELNVLRLNSSKRVEGGRVKDLSLDRGDAKAKASLIEKKSNGSMKLYDDQNGRKKKIEKAELTVIDHPGFGSVPKAIEGEQVAAGWPSWLSSVAGDAIKGWIPRSANTFERLHKIGQGTYSTVYKARDLTNQKIVALKRVRFDNLDPESVKFMAREIHILRRLDHPNIIKLEGLITSETSRSLYLIFEYMEHDLTGLASNPSIKFSEPQLKCYMHQLLSGLDHCHSHGVLHRDIKGSNLLIDNSGVLKIADFGLANVFDSHRSIPLTSRVVTLWYRPPELLLGANHYGVAVDLWSTGCILGELYTGRPILPGKTEVEQLHRIFKLCGSPSEDYWLKSRLSHSTVFKPPHHYRRCVADTFKEYPSTAVKLIETLLSVDPSHRGTAAAALKSEFFTSEPLPCDPSSLPKYPPSKEIDAKMRDEATRRQGANGDREQKVGSGVRQEKGSRAHVTTKDTADLGATIQQQAKQYSMSKNRSELSYPHREHVSGNLGFPHKQSEDVKEMENNLSGHFYKRPSHSGPLAPGSGWARGVNEVDNGPPVSTRVNLSKLSGLVASRTLLSEDQQQKPVSLLHRKPIEVRKSVEASNGSESRRRRDKKRIVDQSQIVNRRVPTEKSTPDGHGSSGNKIYLSGPLLVSSNNMDQMLKDHDRKIQEFSRRARGEKVRAQRK
- the LOC101508577 gene encoding probable serine/threonine-protein kinase At1g54610 isoform X2; this encodes MGCICSKGSAVEDSNESNSKKFQSNSTRPSELNVLRLNSSKRVEGGRVKDLSLDRGDAKAKASLIEKKSNGSMKLYDDQNGRKKKIEKAELTVIDHPGFGSVPKAIEGEQVAAGWPSWLSSVAGDAIKGWIPRSANTFERLHKIGQGTYSTVYKARDLTNQKIVALKRVRFDNLDPESVKFMAREIHILRRLDHPNIIKLEGLITSETSRSLYLIFEYMEHDLTGLASNPSIKFSEPQLKCYMHQLLSGLDHCHSHGVLHRDIKGSNLLIDNSGVLKIADFGLANVFDSHRSIPLTSRVVTLWYRPPELLLGANHYGVAVDLWSTGCILGELYTGRPILPGKTEVEQLHRIFKLCGSPSEDYWLKSRLSHSTVFKPPHHYRRCVADTFKEYPSTAVKLIETLLSVDPSHRGTAAAALKSEFFTSEPLPCDPSSLPKYPPSKEIDAKMRDEATRRQGANGDREQKVGSGVRQEKGSRAHVTTKDTADLGATIQQAKQYSMSKNRSELSYPHREHVSGNLGFPHKQSEDVKEMENNLSGHFYKRPSHSGPLAPGSGWARGVNEVDNGPPVSTRVNLSKLSGLVASRTLLSEDQQQKPVSLLHRKPIEVRKSVEASNGSESRRRRDKKRIVDQSQIVNRRVPTEKSTPDGHGSSGNKIYLSGPLLVSSNNMDQMLKDHDRKIQEFSRRARGEKVRAQRK